Within the Malus sylvestris chromosome 4, drMalSylv7.2, whole genome shotgun sequence genome, the region GGAGACATTACTTGCATCCTACAATGCTCAGGTAAAATACAACGCAACATGATTATTCTTGTATCCTTCTTAAGGGACTATCGACCAAGGAAAATTGGATAAATAACACAAATGCACATTATGATCCCCAAGGATGCTAAGATCATTGACGGGTGAACATTATAACCTTTCAGAGAGCATCCGAGAGGTTATGCTCCTTGAGGGGGTCATGAGCTTACAGATAATAACACGATTCCACACTCAAAAAAAAAGTATGCAGACTTCAGATTGGCTCTTGTGGACTAAGCATGAGTGCCTGGATCTTGAATTGCTACATTCGATAAGCTTGCTTCCAACTCGTTTAACTCATCTATGTCCAgttcatcgtcatcatcaacaTTGGTAACTTCAGCATCACCACCAGCTGTTGCTGAGTTGCTCGGTCCATCTCCATTAGAGTTCTCATTGGCCTGAATTCGTACCATAGAAAATTTGAGTGATACAATTAACAATGTCCATTGAATTCTGTGCTAATCAAATATAACACGCCATAGAAAAGCAACCCAAATTCCTCACCGGCATCTACGGTCAATAGTGTAAAAACAGTTATCATAAGCTTTAACAGACCTGAGCACTTCTATCTCATAACATCCAGTGCAATAGTATACAGAGTTTTGAGGTTAGAATTATAAAAGCGTGCCAGCTAACAAGTGAAACTACCCTTCTGTTCATCGCCAatataaattcaaaattaaaaccaacCTTCTTTTCAGCAACTGCAGGTTCTTCCTCCTTGTGGTACTTCTCATCTGCCTCAGCATCATCCACAAATAAGCTAGAATCTGACAAAAATAGTTCACGGCCACTGCAAGAGTGGAAACGATAACATAATCAGTTCACATCCAAAATGCCCCTTCATCGTTCATAGCTATTTCCTTTGTTAACATCAGAAAGTTAATGTTTGTatccattttatttttattattttttcttctttgaaagGGTGGGGTGATAACAAATTGGAGAAAGTGGAAAATAAACACACCTCATACGGTCATTCTTAGCTCGCTCTGCCATTTTTGCAGCTAAGCTGGCATCTCTTTCTgcaatctttttcttcttccattgcATAAATAGCTCAGGAGTCATAGGTGTCGAAGTTGTCAATTTAACACGCTAAAACCAAGGCGAATGTTTGCTTAGGTTACATATCAGGAAATGATAGCAATGATAAACTGAAAGCGTTTAGACAGTCAAACTCGAAATGCTATAACAGTATAACTTAATGTAAAGACTTGTTCAAATAACCTGATTTTCAATCTCCTCCTCAATGGGTATTTTTTCACTCTCCTCGTCCAGCAGAGCCTTCATCTGTGACTTCAAAACATATCCTGGAGGAAGAGCATGCCTGTAGTGGCAATTTTTGCCGCCATTGGGACAGACCCAAAACCAACCATATTGTTTCTTCTCCACTGCTTCTAAGAAGTATTTACAGATCTGCACATGTATTAAAAACAACAAAGGAAAAATCATTTTGAAGTCTAACAATTCATTGATGGTTCAAATATCTATATTAAATAAGCATGTATGAAGTTGGGAACTAGAATGCAGGTTGTACAAAACACCTCAGAGAGAGAAAACTTACAATGTCAGTTGGTTTGTTCTGCTGGTACTCATTTTTCTTTGACTCCACCATCTTCTCCAAGGTTTCTTGATCCCAATCCTCCATTGTTTCTTCTATAAAAGATATAACATCAAACTCAGAACAACATAAACCACAACGAAATCCAAAATTGTCAAACAATTGGCATCATACTGAAGTTAAAAATTATAATGGTACCATTATCACGCTTATCACTGTAAATGTCAATCTTTTCTCCTTTCCTCTGAACATTCAAATCATGTGAGAACTTGCACTTGAAACCCTTTGCACACTGCCCCGCTTTATAGAACTCACATAGTATAGACTTGGGATCAACACCTACGCACAATCAATTAACCATTTATATCATGTCGGAATTTCAAAAACGCCAATCAACTAGACACTAGAACAGAAAGTAATCACTTACCAACTGGTACTTTCGGTTGACTAATAGCAACCTTAAATAAGTCATTCAGTTCCTTGTCCTTggccttctcttcctccttcttcttctgttaCACAAATCTCACAGACAAAATTTCTCTCATTTTAGTTACTATACAAAAGAAACTCCATATGAAGCAAAACAGATACtcaaacacttgacaaaaccaaAGCCTAAAACTCGAGAACAACTATCATGAAACAGAGATACCAAGATGGCAGTGTCCCAAACCCATCATGCAACACCATCCGAGAAATTAAAACACATGGCACCACGTCATTATTTCGGGATGCCACCCGCCACGTCATTATTTCGGGATGCCATGGTGGCATCCCAGGTTGTAGCAACTCCTTTTTCCCCAAACTAATATATGTGTAATTGAATGTTTCCCTAACCAtgcaaattcaaaattttattttctaatctTTTGTTTTCCAAAAGGCGATATCCTAAACTATTTTATCCACGCAGTAGGATTCGAacttgcgtaaagcgggagcctgcgtaaagcgggagccttgtgcactgggtacgaccttttagtaGGATTCGAACTTGCGCGTAAGGGTGTAAATTGTCCTGACCAACTGGACTAACTAACATCTGCAACGTTAATTCTTATCTAAATTGATCCATTCTGTCACGTCGCAtagaatcaaaacaaaaatcgaaacttccataaaaaaaataatttctaataCATCAAAATCAAGTTAATTAATCAACCAatcaatcaaaatttaatcattCCTCGATTAATCATAGAAaataagaagaagatgaagaaaatgggaCCTTAGCGGCGGTCTTGGAAGGATCGGGTTTTGGCTGGACAGATTGCTTGAGGGTCTGAACATACTTCTGGACATTCTtgctcttgttcttgttcttgagCCCGAAGGTCTTGTCCTCTACGATCTTCTGCTTCTTCGCCAAATCGGCCTTCGATTGCTGCTTCGGCGGCATCTCTTATCGGCATCAAATGTTTCCGATTTCCGATATTTCGGACGACTGCAGGGTTTTGATCTTCCGTCCGAATTTCAGAAATGATGTGTCGCTGACATCCGGTCTGGTAATCTGGTTAAGGAATTTGGTCCGGTCGGGACACTCCAGAAGATTGCGATTGTATGGATTTCCGGATTTGCCCTTGGAAATCCTGGACGTGGCGGATTGCTGGGGGCGGGTTGGCCTCACCCTCGTGTAATTCTACTGCCTTTTGCGAGAATTGGCGCCACGTAGGAGTTGGACGCGAAAAATGCTTGGCCTATTACCTAACTACATGTCGTTTAAAAATATATTgcgtgtgtttttttttaacactacaTGTCGTTTTGAGATAGTGTGCTTaatctcctaattaattttcaaggTTGATATAAATTTATTCTTACATTCCTTAGCGTGAATATATCTTGTgtcaaaaaggaagaaaaaaaattcaacaacccCATGCGGATATAGATTTGCTAAATTAGCCAGAGTAGTGTA harbors:
- the LOC126619560 gene encoding zinc finger CCCH domain-containing protein 11-like — encoded protein: MPPKQQSKADLAKKQKIVEDKTFGLKNKNKSKNVQKYVQTLKQSVQPKPDPSKTAAKKKKEEEKAKDKELNDLFKVAISQPKVPVGVDPKSILCEFYKAGQCAKGFKCKFSHDLNVQRKGEKIDIYSDKRDNEETMEDWDQETLEKMVESKKNEYQQNKPTDIICKYFLEAVEKKQYGWFWVCPNGGKNCHYRHALPPGYVLKSQMKALLDEESEKIPIEEEIENQRVKLTTSTPMTPELFMQWKKKKIAERDASLAAKMAERAKNDRMSGRELFLSDSSLFVDDAEADEKYHKEEEPAVAEKKANENSNGDGPSNSATAGGDAEVTNVDDDDELDIDELNELEASLSNVAIQDPGTHA